The Leptospira sp. WS39.C2 genome contains a region encoding:
- a CDS encoding carbohydrate-binding protein, protein MNKVIFTLLSFVMLLCKNSSIETSIVIERIQAASSADGTIPINVFIPGKHWKPETSLDGITIFFSNGAKWNQAGKTDGRAYFNEISIECQEKKGYVSFYKDGSYATNFDCSKETPLKIKSNGVHVIYLLPDGANGIKTVSFYKNGKKLDVVYPEPVEGEVTASSTLPSYPAYGLFDGSIDFAWVEGVKTDGVGESFQVELEDKIDLAGIEIFNGYQRLDALFHKNGSVTELLVSNGSDSFTLPIADKQGGQRIFFPKVLSGKTFTFTIQKVRTGKTWKDTVIAEIIFLGEKGKRYTVVDQNTKEFKDEILKKTKNTILAGVVNKAYFADIPDGRMDYVFRSNGSFVIWLDDLKEKRVLDGNWVFLEANATEAKIKIFGRDHKVVTQSLDSNSPYSETTEEKSTVIFGDTLIVKKSGNGIQMVGKKVQISN, encoded by the coding sequence TTGAATAAAGTAATCTTTACTCTTTTGTCATTCGTAATGCTACTTTGCAAAAACAGTTCCATTGAAACTTCGATCGTCATCGAAAGGATCCAAGCCGCATCGTCTGCAGATGGTACAATACCCATCAATGTCTTTATTCCAGGAAAACACTGGAAACCTGAAACTAGTTTGGATGGGATCACGATCTTTTTTTCTAATGGTGCCAAATGGAACCAGGCTGGTAAAACCGATGGACGCGCTTACTTCAATGAGATCTCCATTGAATGCCAAGAGAAAAAAGGTTATGTTTCCTTTTATAAAGATGGAAGTTATGCAACTAACTTTGACTGCTCCAAAGAAACTCCTTTAAAAATTAAATCCAACGGTGTTCACGTTATTTATCTTTTGCCTGATGGAGCAAATGGAATCAAAACCGTTTCCTTTTATAAAAATGGAAAAAAACTCGATGTAGTTTACCCAGAACCAGTGGAAGGAGAAGTAACAGCAAGTAGTACACTTCCTAGTTATCCCGCCTACGGATTGTTTGATGGAAGTATTGATTTTGCCTGGGTGGAAGGTGTGAAAACCGATGGTGTTGGTGAGTCCTTTCAAGTGGAACTCGAAGACAAAATTGATTTAGCAGGAATCGAAATTTTTAATGGTTACCAAAGGTTAGATGCATTATTTCACAAAAATGGTTCAGTTACCGAACTATTAGTTTCGAATGGATCTGATTCTTTTACACTTCCCATTGCTGACAAACAGGGTGGACAAAGGATCTTTTTTCCAAAAGTTTTGTCTGGGAAAACATTTACTTTCACCATCCAAAAAGTAAGGACTGGAAAAACATGGAAAGACACTGTTATTGCAGAGATCATTTTCCTTGGCGAAAAAGGAAAACGTTATACAGTGGTCGACCAAAACACAAAAGAATTCAAAGATGAAATTCTGAAAAAAACTAAAAATACAATTTTAGCGGGTGTTGTAAACAAAGCCTATTTTGCAGATATTCCTGATGGAAGAATGGATTACGTATTTCGTTCTAATGGTTCTTTTGTGATTTGGTTAGATGATTTAAAAGAAAAACGTGTGTTAGATGGGAATTGGGTTTTTTTAGAGGCAAATGCCACAGAAGCCAAAATTAAAATATTTGGAAGGGACCATAAGGTTGTGACCCAGAGTTTAGATTCCAATAGCCCGTATTCTGAAACCACGGAAGAAAAATCGACAGTGATTTTTGGTGATACCTTAATAGTGAAAAAATCTGGAAATGGAATTCAGATGGTTGGCAAAAAAGTCCAAATCTCCAACTAA
- a CDS encoding alpha-ketoglutarate-dependent dioxygenase AlkB, protein MNLFQQNPSANLLPFDGSLFYIPDFLDSHTSQRYFETFLSTITWKQDEAILYGKHITTKRSVAWYAEKGFSYRYSGTTKLALPWTPGLLELKGEVEGYTHENFNSCLLNLYHDGSEGMAWHSDDETSLKQNSTIASVSLGAERIFRFKHKKKDSFVELVLEPGSLLLMKDEIQIHWLHSLPKALKVKRPRINLTFRQFG, encoded by the coding sequence ATGAATTTATTCCAACAAAATCCTTCGGCCAATCTCTTGCCCTTTGATGGAAGTTTGTTTTATATTCCTGATTTTTTAGATTCGCACACGAGCCAACGTTATTTTGAGACTTTTTTATCGACGATCACTTGGAAACAAGATGAGGCAATTTTATATGGCAAACACATCACTACAAAAAGGAGTGTTGCATGGTATGCGGAAAAAGGTTTTTCCTATCGGTATTCTGGAACAACCAAATTGGCCTTACCTTGGACACCTGGATTATTGGAATTAAAAGGGGAAGTGGAAGGTTATACACATGAGAATTTCAATTCTTGCCTTTTAAATTTGTATCATGATGGTTCAGAAGGGATGGCTTGGCATAGTGATGATGAAACCTCTCTCAAACAAAACTCAACGATCGCATCAGTGAGTTTAGGTGCTGAACGGATCTTTCGATTCAAACATAAGAAAAAGGATAGTTTTGTGGAGCTTGTATTAGAACCAGGGAGTTTACTTCTTATGAAGGATGAAATCCAAATCCATTGGCTTCATTCTTTACCAAAAGCTCTAAAAGTCAAACGGCCAAGGATCAATTTAACCTTTCGGCAATTTGGTTGA
- a CDS encoding VanW family protein has product MGFRIRKTSSTLFPKKVQRSELRLLLGKLYFQWKRYLLWLCERKSFATNRLDSQTMDKEFPISVFAHHSPIYRKLKDVPMYLQENKKVNLSIALSKLNGLILEPGQIFSFWYLVGKPTKRKGYLPGMQLKNGSFVERTGGGLCQMANLIYWMTLHTPLSVKERWRHSFDIFPDSNRTLPFGSGATLFYNYIDLQIQNTTKQTFVLHLWIEEGELCGEWKTDLTIPLKYVVYESYHSFHAEPWGGYTRRNTIRRKVLSRETKELIEDQLVTENIAWMMYEPLLESGGTSSDPTGL; this is encoded by the coding sequence ATGGGATTTAGAATTCGAAAAACTTCCTCTACACTCTTTCCAAAAAAAGTCCAACGAAGTGAACTCAGACTTTTATTGGGAAAACTTTATTTTCAATGGAAACGATACTTACTTTGGTTATGCGAAAGGAAATCGTTTGCAACAAATCGTTTAGACTCGCAAACCATGGACAAGGAATTTCCTATTTCTGTTTTCGCCCATCATTCCCCCATTTACCGCAAACTAAAAGATGTTCCGATGTATTTGCAGGAAAACAAAAAAGTAAATCTATCTATCGCATTATCAAAATTAAACGGACTTATTTTAGAACCTGGACAAATATTTTCTTTTTGGTATTTGGTTGGTAAACCAACGAAAAGGAAGGGATATTTACCTGGTATGCAATTGAAAAACGGTAGTTTTGTGGAACGAACAGGAGGGGGACTTTGCCAAATGGCAAATTTAATCTATTGGATGACTCTCCACACACCTCTATCGGTAAAAGAAAGATGGCGCCATAGTTTTGATATTTTTCCTGATTCCAATCGCACCCTTCCTTTTGGCTCAGGTGCTACCCTTTTTTATAATTACATTGATTTACAAATTCAAAATACAACCAAACAAACTTTTGTCCTTCACCTATGGATCGAAGAAGGTGAGTTATGCGGAGAATGGAAAACGGACCTAACAATCCCGTTGAAGTATGTTGTCTATGAATCCTATCATTCTTTTCACGCAGAACCTTGGGGTGGGTATACTAGACGAAATACCATCCGTAGGAAGGTACTTTCAAGAGAGACGAAAGAATTGATCGAAGACCAACTTGTGACAGAAAACATTGCTTGGATGATGTATGAACCACTTTTAGAATCTGGAGGTACAAGTTCGGATCCTACAGGTCTCTAG
- a CDS encoding Crp/Fnr family transcriptional regulator, with protein MDLKTEQNSFYSKFVSLGQKVTVRKKEIFIKQNQTSNTIGYVNRGAFKLVYQNQNKEWIKSFLFEGSILGSIPSILQKKPSTYSIVAMETSEVFIIPTNEFMSFFETETKYKTFMIQFLTNLYLKKEKRVSDFLLLDANQRYKEMIDEYNQNLVRISQINQAAYLGITNVALSRIKKNSFLNTPKLYSDTTH; from the coding sequence ATGGATTTAAAAACTGAACAAAATTCCTTCTATTCAAAATTTGTCTCTTTGGGTCAAAAAGTCACAGTTCGAAAGAAAGAAATCTTCATTAAACAGAATCAAACTTCGAATACCATCGGTTATGTGAATCGAGGTGCCTTTAAACTCGTTTATCAAAATCAAAATAAGGAATGGATAAAATCCTTTTTATTTGAAGGTTCTATATTAGGAAGTATTCCAAGTATCTTACAGAAAAAACCAAGCACCTATTCCATCGTGGCAATGGAAACATCTGAGGTTTTTATTATCCCAACAAATGAATTTATGTCCTTCTTTGAAACGGAAACAAAATACAAAACGTTTATGATCCAATTCCTAACAAATTTGTATTTGAAAAAAGAAAAACGTGTGTCTGATTTTTTATTACTCGATGCCAACCAAAGGTATAAGGAGATGATTGATGAATACAACCAAAACCTTGTTAGAATTTCCCAAATAAACCAGGCAGCCTATTTAGGAATTACAAATGTTGCTTTAAGTCGTATTAAAAAGAATTCTTTTTTAAATACTCCAAAATTGTATTCCGATACAACTCACTAA
- a CDS encoding MBL fold metallo-hydrolase, producing MKEKKQWMCFRKQVWIQLSVITIFILFGLDCAFRSSGDLRLYESYIPHENQTAAIKQGKVRVTFLGTTSILLDDGETQILTDGFFTRPSLWKTAFSKIESDQGIILSVLQKAKINHLKGIFVCHSHYDHVMDAPFVAKITNAKLYGSSSTINVGIGSGLNKENMELFQLGKPVKLGKFSVTVLESKHTPPFRILGKTNATDPNFPNISSPLSQPVKALDYIEGGTFDFLIQHGKNKILIKSSTNYVTGAFDKINVDVLFLGIAQYSLQPLSFQETYYNQTVKKLKPRLVIPIHWDNFFLPLAKPLEPNLRLGDDFDSNMNLLLQRTSKDQIQVLLLQGFESIDLF from the coding sequence ATGAAAGAAAAAAAACAATGGATGTGTTTTCGGAAACAAGTTTGGATTCAATTATCTGTTATTACAATTTTTATCTTGTTTGGATTGGATTGTGCGTTTCGATCTTCTGGGGATTTACGATTATACGAATCCTATATCCCACATGAAAATCAAACTGCGGCGATCAAACAAGGTAAAGTTCGAGTCACATTTTTAGGAACCACATCCATCCTTCTGGATGATGGAGAAACACAAATCCTAACGGATGGATTTTTTACTAGACCATCCTTGTGGAAAACTGCTTTTTCCAAAATTGAGTCAGACCAAGGGATCATTCTATCAGTTTTGCAAAAGGCAAAAATCAATCATTTAAAAGGTATTTTTGTCTGCCATTCTCATTATGATCATGTGATGGATGCACCATTTGTGGCCAAAATCACCAATGCAAAGTTATATGGATCAAGTTCCACAATCAATGTGGGAATTGGATCTGGATTAAACAAAGAAAACATGGAATTGTTTCAATTGGGAAAACCTGTGAAACTAGGAAAATTTTCTGTCACAGTTTTAGAATCAAAACACACACCTCCCTTTCGAATATTGGGGAAAACGAATGCGACGGATCCTAATTTTCCGAATATCTCTTCTCCACTTTCCCAACCAGTAAAGGCGCTGGATTACATCGAAGGGGGTACTTTTGACTTTCTCATCCAACATGGTAAAAATAAAATCTTAATCAAAAGTAGTACCAATTATGTAACAGGTGCTTTCGACAAAATCAATGTGGATGTATTGTTTTTAGGTATTGCACAGTATTCATTACAACCGTTAAGTTTCCAAGAAACTTATTATAATCAAACCGTTAAAAAATTAAAACCCCGGTTGGTGATACCCATCCATTGGGATAATTTTTTCTTACCTTTGGCAAAACCACTAGAACCAAATTTACGGTTAGGTGATGATTTTGATTCCAATATGAATCTTTTATTACAAAGGACTTCTAAAGACCAAATCCAAGTTCTGTTATTACAAGGATTTGAAAGTATTGATCTGTTTTGA
- a CDS encoding suppressor of fused domain protein produces the protein MNPITPKVLYQEANPYGSFTAFLEDDGRTIYLYLQSHNNPEWPMKTLWVRNLIDAPDARIEEDFDLGLAPVLTKSEITDPKAQTSLTEDQIHFIWSEEGDAVALFVDEELQAYLPSWSGIKGIHGYAKFAKEEAPTASPLGDPDNGVIAERVNGNRKYWESVAKKDHWKKAQSLRLDFLESKLGKHETYWSADGGKYPSLGIASFLPKEYAGIKIFSTVGMSVQNQPSIELYHKDYENFSRIELVFAIQLLKDAPDKSETWIQHVLGEMVKFPWNTGIWFGHSHTIQNPRKDPDQLYLDFNWFVFRNITDELDQGSNEVLPKLNGLITENGKRANFLFLTPISTEERICFMREGSQKFWETWKKEGYTFFHDSERRMLEF, from the coding sequence ATGAATCCCATTACACCAAAAGTTTTATACCAAGAAGCAAATCCTTACGGTTCTTTTACCGCCTTCCTTGAAGATGATGGAAGAACCATTTATTTATACTTACAATCACATAACAATCCAGAGTGGCCAATGAAAACTCTGTGGGTCCGAAACTTAATCGATGCACCAGATGCACGTATAGAAGAGGACTTCGATTTGGGTCTTGCACCTGTGCTAACTAAATCAGAAATCACTGATCCCAAAGCCCAAACCAGTTTAACTGAAGATCAAATTCATTTTATTTGGTCAGAAGAAGGTGATGCGGTTGCTTTGTTCGTAGATGAAGAATTGCAGGCTTACCTTCCTTCCTGGTCTGGGATCAAAGGCATTCATGGTTATGCAAAATTTGCGAAAGAAGAAGCACCAACTGCATCACCACTAGGTGATCCAGACAATGGTGTGATAGCAGAACGAGTGAATGGAAATCGAAAGTATTGGGAATCTGTTGCAAAAAAAGACCATTGGAAAAAAGCACAATCCCTTCGATTGGATTTTTTAGAATCAAAACTTGGGAAACACGAAACATATTGGTCTGCTGATGGTGGAAAATATCCATCACTTGGAATCGCTTCTTTTTTACCGAAAGAATATGCAGGGATAAAAATTTTCTCAACAGTTGGGATGAGTGTACAAAACCAACCAAGCATTGAACTCTATCATAAAGATTACGAAAACTTTTCACGCATTGAACTTGTATTTGCCATCCAACTCTTAAAAGATGCACCTGATAAATCCGAAACTTGGATCCAACATGTTTTAGGTGAGATGGTGAAGTTTCCTTGGAATACAGGCATTTGGTTTGGTCACTCACATACGATTCAAAATCCACGCAAAGATCCTGATCAATTGTATTTGGATTTCAATTGGTTTGTGTTTAGAAATATCACAGATGAACTCGACCAAGGTTCGAATGAAGTGTTGCCAAAACTGAATGGACTCATCACTGAGAATGGAAAACGTGCAAACTTTCTTTTTTTAACACCTATCTCAACAGAAGAACGAATTTGTTTTATGAGAGAGGGATCTCAAAAGTTTTGGGAGACTTGGAAAAAAGAAGGTTATACTTTTTTTCATGATTCCGAAAGGCGAATGTTAGAATTCTAG
- a CDS encoding gamma-glutamyltransferase family protein: MNRIFRHTSFIFCLLFFFQCLGSRRPLVPNYVDPQGKFRDVSVGKKYMVATGNPIATKAAIKVLEDGGNAIDAAVAALLVLNVTNGEAASFPSVAPTLVYDKKSGQVKSYIGAGTAPKKATIKWFKEKGYDVMPKNSILSQLLPASPDVIVRLLQDHGTKSFSELVEPAIRTAEEGFPANKILVKNLDLPLYKRLGFTILMPYNSEVYLEKKWWYSIREGELTKRNDLANTWKLMANEEKLAIKKGNSRKQALEEVRNYFYKGPISDVIVKLHEEKGGLFTKDDLANYTAGWEKPVVGEFRDYQILSNQTWTQGPVVPMVLQLLDGIDLKSMGHNSPEYIHTVSQAIELVIADRETYFGDPKFVDVPLDGLLSKKYAQMRRQLLQKTAFGKTPTFGNPWLFSKQKPKSTQSPSQHTENHSVSEIKYGKDTTYISIVDSFGNAVSLTPSDFPQSPMVPGTGLTLGIRMTQFRLDPTHPSSLAPGKRPRITPNPGMVLKNGKLWMSFGTPGGDVQSQAMIQFFLNVVVFGMDPQKAVEAPRFRSVNWPDSFSPHVYRPGGIELETSLYQLVSNSLEQKGYKVFEKGHLDNDFGAVCAVFNDAKNNRLLGVADPREESWAEGK; encoded by the coding sequence ATGAATCGTATCTTCCGACACACTTCTTTCATTTTTTGTTTATTGTTTTTCTTCCAATGTTTGGGAAGTAGAAGACCACTTGTTCCCAATTACGTTGACCCACAAGGTAAGTTCCGTGATGTGAGTGTTGGCAAAAAATACATGGTTGCTACAGGAAATCCAATAGCGACAAAAGCCGCAATCAAAGTGCTGGAAGATGGAGGGAATGCGATTGATGCTGCTGTCGCCGCCTTATTAGTATTAAACGTGACAAATGGAGAAGCTGCAAGTTTCCCATCAGTTGCACCTACATTGGTGTATGATAAAAAATCAGGTCAGGTAAAAAGTTACATTGGAGCAGGGACTGCTCCTAAAAAAGCAACCATTAAGTGGTTTAAAGAAAAAGGGTATGATGTGATGCCAAAAAATTCTATATTGTCACAGTTGTTACCTGCTTCTCCGGATGTCATTGTCCGTTTATTACAAGATCATGGTACCAAATCGTTTTCTGAATTAGTGGAACCTGCCATTCGCACAGCCGAAGAAGGATTTCCGGCAAACAAAATCCTTGTAAAAAATTTGGATTTACCATTGTACAAACGATTGGGTTTCACAATACTTATGCCATATAATTCGGAAGTATATTTAGAAAAAAAATGGTGGTATTCCATTCGAGAAGGGGAGCTGACAAAACGAAATGATTTAGCTAATACTTGGAAGTTGATGGCCAATGAAGAAAAATTAGCTATAAAAAAAGGAAATTCCAGAAAACAAGCGTTAGAGGAAGTGCGGAATTATTTTTACAAAGGACCAATTTCCGATGTTATCGTTAAACTTCATGAAGAGAAAGGGGGACTTTTTACAAAAGATGATTTGGCAAATTATACTGCTGGTTGGGAAAAACCTGTTGTAGGAGAATTTCGTGACTATCAGATTTTATCGAACCAAACTTGGACACAAGGCCCTGTTGTTCCAATGGTATTACAGTTGCTAGATGGAATAGATTTGAAATCAATGGGACACAATTCACCTGAATACATTCATACTGTTTCCCAAGCAATTGAATTGGTCATTGCTGACAGGGAAACTTATTTTGGAGATCCAAAGTTTGTGGATGTACCTTTGGATGGATTGTTATCGAAAAAGTATGCGCAAATGAGACGCCAACTTTTGCAAAAAACCGCGTTTGGAAAAACTCCAACATTTGGAAATCCTTGGTTGTTTTCCAAACAAAAACCGAAATCCACACAATCACCATCACAACATACCGAAAACCATTCCGTTAGCGAAATTAAATATGGCAAAGATACCACCTACATCAGTATCGTTGATTCTTTTGGAAATGCAGTGTCCTTAACACCAAGTGATTTTCCGCAGTCACCTATGGTTCCTGGTACAGGCCTTACCCTCGGGATACGGATGACCCAGTTTCGATTGGATCCGACCCATCCATCTTCCTTGGCTCCAGGCAAAAGACCTCGAATAACACCTAATCCTGGTATGGTGTTAAAAAATGGTAAATTATGGATGAGTTTTGGAACACCAGGAGGAGATGTACAAAGCCAAGCAATGATTCAATTTTTTTTGAATGTCGTCGTATTTGGAATGGACCCACAAAAAGCAGTGGAAGCACCTAGGTTTCGTTCAGTGAACTGGCCAGATAGTTTTTCACCGCATGTTTACCGACCTGGTGGTATTGAATTGGAAACATCGCTGTATCAATTAGTTTCCAATTCCCTAGAACAAAAAGGATACAAAGTATTTGAAAAAGGTCATTTAGATAATGATTTTGGTGCCGTATGTGCCGTGTTCAATGATGCAAAAAACAATCGGTTACTCGGAGTCGCAGATCCGAGAGAAGAGTCTTGGGCAGAAGGAAAGTGA
- the trxA gene encoding thioredoxin, with protein sequence MSETYPKSFQTLIETHDKPILVDFWAPWCGPCKMVAPELEKLAKDWKGKVSIIKVNTDEKQELASKYGISGIPTFILFKNGKEIHRISGAMRSEEFKKVFGSLI encoded by the coding sequence ATGTCGGAAACATACCCTAAAAGTTTTCAAACTTTAATCGAAACTCATGACAAACCAATCCTTGTTGATTTTTGGGCTCCATGGTGTGGCCCTTGTAAAATGGTAGCTCCGGAACTCGAAAAACTTGCCAAAGATTGGAAAGGTAAAGTATCGATCATCAAAGTGAATACCGATGAAAAACAGGAGCTTGCTTCTAAGTATGGAATTTCTGGAATCCCAACATTTATTTTATTTAAAAACGGGAAAGAAATTCATCGTATTTCCGGTGCTATGCGAAGTGAAGAGTTTAAAAAAGTATTTGGTAGTTTGATTTAA
- a CDS encoding SDR family oxidoreductase — MKSINTDLPVVVTGGSGYIASWIVKYLLEEGKKVRTSVRNLKEFSKIQHLLDLQEKYKDNLTLFEADLMVNGSFDKAIEGAELVIHTASPFFVAGIKDAKKQLIDPALQGTRNILEACNRISSVKRVVLTSSVAAIHGDNIDSLLVPNQTFTEEHWNSTSNLTHQPYAYSKTLAEKEAWEIQKKQTRWDLVVINPSFVMGPSLSKRLDGTSVEFMKNMLKGIFRTGVPDTKMGFVDVRDVAKAHILAGFTPNASGRHITSAEVLPMLGIADIIREKFGKKYSVPTGILPKALVYLVGPFFGLSWGYTKNNIGQPLNLNNEYSKTDLSLTYRPLKDTIIDHVNQMENSGLL, encoded by the coding sequence ATGAAATCGATCAATACAGATTTACCAGTAGTTGTCACAGGTGGTTCAGGATACATTGCATCATGGATCGTTAAATACTTGTTAGAAGAAGGAAAGAAAGTTAGAACAAGTGTACGGAACCTAAAAGAATTCTCCAAAATCCAACACCTTCTAGATTTACAAGAAAAGTATAAAGACAATCTAACTTTATTTGAAGCTGACCTAATGGTGAATGGAAGTTTTGACAAAGCCATCGAAGGTGCCGAACTTGTAATTCATACCGCTTCCCCATTTTTTGTAGCAGGAATCAAAGATGCAAAAAAACAATTGATTGATCCAGCTTTGCAAGGAACTAGGAATATTCTTGAAGCTTGCAATCGCATTTCTTCCGTTAAACGAGTCGTATTAACTTCTAGTGTGGCCGCTATTCATGGAGATAACATTGATTCATTACTCGTTCCAAACCAAACCTTTACAGAAGAACATTGGAATTCAACAAGTAACCTGACTCACCAACCTTATGCTTATTCAAAAACATTAGCAGAAAAAGAAGCATGGGAAATTCAAAAAAAACAAACTCGCTGGGATTTGGTTGTCATCAATCCTTCTTTTGTCATGGGGCCATCTCTTTCAAAACGTTTGGATGGAACTAGTGTGGAATTTATGAAAAATATGTTGAAGGGAATTTTTCGTACAGGTGTTCCAGATACAAAGATGGGTTTTGTGGATGTTAGAGATGTTGCCAAAGCTCATATCTTAGCCGGTTTTACTCCTAACGCAAGCGGAAGGCATATCACTTCTGCAGAAGTCTTACCGATGTTAGGTATCGCGGATATCATACGAGAAAAATTTGGAAAAAAATATTCTGTTCCGACTGGGATACTTCCTAAGGCACTTGTTTACTTGGTTGGACCTTTTTTTGGATTATCTTGGGGTTATACTAAAAACAATATTGGGCAACCATTAAATTTGAACAATGAATATAGCAAAACAGATTTATCACTCACCTATCGACCGTTAAAAGATACGATTATTGATCATGTAAACCAAATGGAAAATTCAGGTTTACTATAA
- a CDS encoding DUF4269 domain-containing protein produces the protein MQSLEANPFLLPDYLRLGTPKQQELWEDLEKWKILKNLNGFKPTIAGTIPLDIQTETSDVDILVKYNVPSHLQKICYAKFRNLPKYSFSEKTISLRVTLICRFETNDFQYEIFGQSVEPTEQFAWIHMMVEHRFLSFANPSFREEIRSLKRRGIKTEHAFCQLLDLKGDPFKTLLLWNQKSDEQYKELLYNRGY, from the coding sequence ATGCAATCGCTCGAAGCCAATCCATTTTTGTTACCTGACTATTTGCGTTTGGGAACCCCCAAACAACAAGAGTTGTGGGAGGATTTAGAAAAATGGAAAATTCTAAAAAACTTAAATGGTTTCAAACCTACAATTGCGGGAACCATTCCCCTCGATATCCAAACAGAGACGAGTGATGTGGATATTTTGGTGAAGTACAACGTACCATCTCATTTACAAAAAATTTGTTATGCCAAGTTTCGCAATTTACCTAAATATTCTTTCTCAGAAAAAACAATTTCGCTTCGGGTTACTTTGATTTGTCGTTTTGAAACGAATGACTTCCAATATGAAATTTTTGGCCAATCCGTAGAACCAACAGAACAATTTGCTTGGATTCATATGATGGTAGAACATCGGTTTTTGAGTTTTGCAAATCCTAGTTTTCGAGAAGAAATTCGATCTTTGAAACGCAGAGGTATCAAAACGGAACATGCTTTTTGCCAACTACTTGATTTAAAAGGTGATCCATTCAAAACTCTTTTATTATGGAATCAAAAATCGGACGAACAGTATAAAGAGTTATTGTATAACAGAGGGTATTGA
- a CDS encoding type 1 glutamine amidotransferase domain-containing protein gives MDGSFRPNQFPIKKGFPFSFFKIGNQSKFSFLLRKGFTFIFVPSFLLMSVSNTVFAKERKRPTILVVMSAADTVLLDGNKNHPTGVFLGELYEPILKLKKEGLDFVFATPGGKIATIDPESLKDKYWESIEVKKEALEFISNSASFQNPLPLEQAIIEHQNYVGLLIPGGQGLMTDLLYDGNVPKLLRIFHQNQRPIGLVCHAPALLTTLNQNSNVGEFIFKGYKVNSVTKIEEWFIETFVMKGSPKVRKISTLLEQLGMEYESSFLPGRSYAIRDRNLVTSQNPFSGFEFSELYRNTILEYLKKNSF, from the coding sequence ATGGATGGATCATTTAGACCAAACCAATTTCCAATCAAAAAAGGATTCCCGTTTTCGTTTTTTAAAATCGGAAACCAATCCAAATTTTCATTTTTATTAAGGAAGGGATTCACATTCATATTCGTTCCCTCATTCCTTTTGATGAGTGTTTCCAATACTGTATTTGCAAAAGAAAGGAAACGGCCAACGATACTCGTTGTCATGAGTGCCGCCGATACTGTTTTGTTAGATGGAAATAAAAACCATCCAACAGGTGTCTTTCTCGGCGAACTTTATGAACCGATTCTGAAACTTAAAAAGGAAGGATTAGATTTTGTTTTTGCAACCCCTGGTGGGAAGATCGCAACCATTGATCCTGAAAGTTTGAAAGATAAATATTGGGAATCAATTGAGGTAAAAAAAGAAGCTCTAGAGTTTATTTCAAATTCCGCTTCCTTTCAAAATCCACTTCCCTTAGAACAAGCGATTATTGAACACCAAAACTATGTAGGATTACTCATTCCAGGTGGGCAAGGATTAATGACCGATTTGTTATATGATGGAAATGTTCCAAAATTGTTGAGAATCTTCCACCAAAACCAAAGACCAATTGGACTCGTTTGTCATGCACCTGCTCTTCTCACAACGTTAAATCAAAATTCAAACGTAGGAGAATTTATCTTCAAAGGTTATAAAGTGAACTCGGTTACAAAAATAGAAGAGTGGTTCATTGAAACATTTGTGATGAAAGGATCTCCGAAAGTAAGGAAAATTTCCACCTTATTAGAACAATTAGGTATGGAATATGAGTCTTCTTTTTTGCCTGGCAGGAGTTATGCGATTAGAGATCGTAATTTAGTAACTTCACAAAATCCTTTTTCTGGATTTGAATTTAGTGAGTTGTATCGGAATACAATTTTGGAGTATTTAAAAAAGAATTCTTTTTAA